From a single Leopardus geoffroyi isolate Oge1 chromosome E1, O.geoffroyi_Oge1_pat1.0, whole genome shotgun sequence genomic region:
- the LOC123603320 gene encoding 40S ribosomal protein S15a-like, whose amino-acid sequence MVSMNVLADPLKSINNAEKRGKRQVLIRPCSKVIVRFPTVMMKHGYIGESEIIDEHRAGKIVANLTSRLNKCGVISPRFDVQLKDLEKWQNNLLPSRQFGFIVLTTSAGIMDHEEVRQKHTGEKILGFFF is encoded by the coding sequence ATGGTGAGCATGAATGTCCTGGCAGATCCTCTCAAGAGCATTAACAATGCTGAAAAGAGAGGCAAACGCCAGGTTCTTATTAGGCCATGCTCCAAAGTCATTGTCCGATTTCCGACTGTGATGATGAAGCATGGTTACATTGGCGAATCTGAAATCATCGAtgagcacagagctgggaaaaTTGTTGCGAACCTCACAAGCAGATTAAACAAGTGTGGAGTGATCAGCCCCAGGTTTGATGTACAACtcaaagatctagaaaaatggcagaataatCTTCTCCCATCCCGCCAGTTTGGTTTCATTGTGCTGACAACCTCAGCTGGCATCATGGACCATGAAGAAGTAAGACAaaaacacacaggagagaaaatcctgggattctttttctAG